In bacterium, the genomic window TTGTCCCTATGGGACATTATTTGTATGATATTTATTTCTACCAATATGTTGTCCCTATGGGACATTATTTGTATGATATTTATTTCTACCAATATGTTGTCCCTATGGGACATTAAATGAAGCAAAGCCCAAAACTACAACTAAAAATTTCTCCATCAGTCGCAATAAATCTCAATGAATCTATTAGTTTTAAGGTTTTGAGATGAGGTTTTGAGTTTTGACATTTGGGTTTTGAGTTGATATTGTCCCATCTGAGAGACACGGCTGAACGCTTACGTTTTATTTATGGGATGCGTGTAAAATTTATGGGTAAAGTAACTATTCAGCCACTGATTGACACGGATTAGCACGGATAAATACAGAGGGCAGAAGGCAGAGGGCAGATGAGAAAGGGAGAAACGGGGAAACGGAGAAAGGGAGAAATCTGTCTAATCTGCGTAATCTGCGGATATTTTCAGGAGAAGTTTCACGCCAAGCACGCAAAGAACGCAAAGGAAAATAAGGAAAAAATTATCTTTGCGACCTTTGCGTGAAAAAACTATTTTCAGGAGAATGCTCATGAACCGTTGGTTCACAACAGAAGAATGAAAATAGGAAAAAACAGGTGGAGGAAAGATTTTCTCTCTACTCTCTACTCTCTACTTTCTACTCTCTACTTCCTATTTTCAGGAGAAGTTTCACGCCAAGCACGCAAAGAACGCAAAGGAAAATAAGGGTAAAAATTATCTTTGCGTCCTTTGCGTGAAAAAACTATTTTTCAGGTCACGAATTTTCAGTGTTTCATCCGTGTTTATCTATGGTTGAATAATTACATTACTTTATTATCCCAAACTTCCCTACCTTCCTTCCACCCCCACCACCGGTTACGGTGTAGATATAGATGCCTGAAGCAAGGTTTTTGTTCAAAACATCCCATTTCTGTGTGCAGTCGGTTACTTCTATCTCATCTATCAGCTCGCCTGCAATACTGTAAATTCTGATGACTGAGCCCTGACGGACATTGCCAAAAGAGATATACCTTCCTCCCATCTTTGCATCATTTTTTCTCCAGGGGTTTGGATAGGCAAAGGCATCATTGTTTGTTGGCGCAAAGGTTGGTGTTCCTCCTATGGCAAATGGAGAGAAATGAGGCACATAAGCAAAACAATAGTTTTCTATATAATTATGATAGGTAACTAAAGGCGTCCATATCCCATCTTCATAGTGGTAGATTAAAAGGTTTTCTTCCCTTATATTTGTCCCAGCAACAAAACCATTACTCTCTTGATATGGGAAACGAATGGTGACTGAACCTGGTAAGGATTGTGTTCCAAAAGGATTATCCTGTTCATCCCTGACTTCTATATCATAGACAATCCCGGCAAACGCAATCCCGGAAGGAGGCGTTGGTGCTGTAGTTGAGGTGGAAACAGATACTATCACATTTGCTGTTCCCAGTGAACCTGAACCAAACTCTATCATTGGTCCTGTTATTGTTCCATAAGTTATTGTTCCTTGCTGGGTATTCATATAAACCCAAATTGTGTTAAATCCTGTTATTGTTCCATATTTTGCTATAATTGTATCTGTCCCTCCGTTCGGTGAGGATTTAATGGTTGCAATGGTTGTTCCTGAACCAGAGATTATGGTGATTGTAGATGGAGAAATAGAGTTTGTAGTGTCGGTTAAAGTAGCTATGCCTGAGGTTGTTGCTATATTTCCATAGTTGTCGTAGAGAAGGACACTTAGAGTAAATGTGGCATTAATTGTAGTTGGTGCTGGTAAGAGGAGGGTTAAGGTAAAGGTAGCTGGTGGCAATGTTTGTGTTCCTTGAAACTCATAAGCACCCATATCTACAATGCGAACTTTCCTCGGATTGCCGTCTTTGTCAGTAGTAAGCCACGCTGGGACATAAGTGTTTGAACCAGCATCTATGCAAGGAGAAAGGGTACCAAGATGGAAATTGCCTCCTTCGATAAATTGAGGATTGAATGAGATATCGTTTGGCCCAGCAGAGCAGCCAGAATAATTTTGGATCCCAGTTATTCCATTATTCCAGACGTCGTTGTACTCGATGACGGTAGGGCTTGAAAAATTGCAGTAGATACCATAGGCAGTATTACTTGTTGTACCATTCTTTGTAATGATGTTATTGGTGATGGCTGGGGAATTATTCTGGCAGACGATGCCATAATATCTATTCCCTGATATTGTGTTGTTTATGATGGATGCAGAGGAAAAGTACTCGCAGATGATGCCAATATTGTCATTCCCTGAGATTGTATTATTTGTGATGCTTGGGGAGGAATAATCGTAGCAGTGGATACCGTCACCATTCTCTGATATTGTGTTATTAGTAATGGTCGGAGAGGAAGAGTGGCAGTAGACACCAGTATCATTCCCTGATATTGTGTTGTTAGTAATGGCTGAGGAGGACTTGTAGCAACAGATACCACAGTTATTCCCCAATATTGTGTTATCTATAACGGTTGGGCTTGCATTTGTGCAAAATATTCCATAATATCCTCCTGGTGCCCCGGTTATTCTAAATCCTGTAATTGTGCCATTTGCATTACTGCCATTAAAGGTTACGGTATTTGTATTACTAATACCTTGTGCTGTAATTGTGCAAATATTTGCACCTGCTCCAATTAAGGCAATATTTTTGTTGATGTAGATTGCCTCGTTATAGGTTCCCGCAGAAACAAAAACTGTGCCCCCAATAGAGCAAACATTTATCCCTTTTTGAATAGTCCGATATGGTTTTGCCTGGCTGCCATCACCGGTTATATCATCTCCTATTGTACTGACATAGACAGTACTTATTTGTGTAATTTGCTTAAAGTTTGCCGTGATGTTTTTGTTGCTATTCATTGTAATTTTAATGGGATTTGTATTTCCAGAAACATCCCCACTCCAAAAATCAAACTGATAGCCTGAATATGGATTAGCGGTAAGGGTTACCTCCTGACCTTGATTATAGACACCACCTGCTGGGTTAAGACTTACCCAACCACCATTTGTGGGATTGCAATTTACATTAAGGGTGTATTGGTTTGGAGGAGGGGTTATTCCATTTCCTGATGCAGTAAAATCAACCGTTGATTCATCTGGATCGTTAGAGTTTATTCTAAATGTGGCATTCTTTGCTCCAGTTGAGCCAGGAGAGAATCTTATGGTGGCTGAATCAGAAGAATTTGCTGAAATACTTGAGGGATAAGAAATAACTGAGAATTCAGAACTTCCAGAAATTCTTGTTAGGTTGGTTATATTGAGAGGAGCATTCCCTATGTTTTGGATGGTAAGGTTTAAATCTTTGCTTGTTCCTATTACTACATCGCCAAATGAAAGGCTATTTGAAGGAAGATTGATATCAGGAGTAGAGGATTCTATCACATTGGGTCCTATTAAATACTGATCTGCATTAGAAGGTAACCTCGCCGAACCGCCTTTACCATCAGTGAACTCAAAATGATACTTATGGTTACCTGCTGATAATGTTATAGGGTTGGATTTATAAATCCCATTAGCAGAAGAACCACTGAACAACTGCATGACAT contains:
- a CDS encoding right-handed parallel beta-helix repeat-containing protein, giving the protein MLIINCLSAYPVLASTGKGLWIWRIWECENGDLSKVLNRLKSAGVNWVIIKCGDSDGYWLDPGDYLYNWASQYGGFSEVIKQFHNSGIKVFGWHFVYSSDQYGIPNVSELDVSNMILDISGIDGLVINAESAYEGQGKGTIAEQYMKGIRQKHPTSFIAYSSFARVTGHEWFPWLEFGKYSNRNMPQAYWAARPLTPEEELQRMKNDFDYWHSVWKQGGYSDSVKPIVPVGQGGKLEIGREIYNGEIKRFCDTVQGYGYEGVSLYAYHIMNQASWDEYGACWTKDNPPTVNAFDVQPRSVTLGNSFTISYTVSDDIGLKETELWRTNNYPNWPQPPNPIQTTTLSGQTNYSGSFYDTPTSTGTYYYGLHVVDTKGQWNDEQNSQTGNSPEDFGPIQVTVTSPQNHNPTLSNPSVDPLSGDTNTNFYYYVQYYDQDGDSPEKKWLIIDGGTPQATVYVMQLFSGSSANGIYKSNPITLSAGNHKYHFEFTDGKGGSARLPSNADQYLIGPNVIESSTPDINLPSNSLSFGDVVIGTSKDLNLTIQNIGNAPLNITNLTRISGSSEFSVISYPSSISANSSDSATIRFSPGSTGAKNATFRINSNDPDESTVDFTASGNGITPPPNQYTLNVNCNPTNGGWVSLNPAGGVYNQGQEVTLTANPYSGYQFDFWSGDVSGNTNPIKITMNSNKNITANFKQITQISTVYVSTIGDDITGDGSQAKPYRTIQKGINVCSIGGTVFVSAGTYNEAIYINKNIALIGAGANICTITAQGISNTNTVTFNGSNANGTITGFRITGAPGGYYGIFCTNASPTVIDNTILGNNCGICCYKSSSAITNNTISGNDTGVYCHSSSPTITNNTISENGDGIHCYDYSSPSITNNTISGNDNIGIICEYFSSASIINNTISGNRYYGIVCQNNSPAITNNIITKNGTTSNTAYGIYCNFSSPTVIEYNDVWNNGITGIQNYSGCSAGPNDISFNPQFIEGGNFHLGTLSPCIDAGSNTYVPAWLTTDKDGNPRKVRIVDMGAYEFQGTQTLPPATFTLTLLLPAPTTINATFTLSVLLYDNYGNIATTSGIATLTDTTNSISPSTITIISGSGTTIATIKSSPNGGTDTIIAKYGTITGFNTIWVYMNTQQGTITYGTITGPMIEFGSGSLGTANVIVSVSTSTTAPTPPSGIAFAGIVYDIEVRDEQDNPFGTQSLPGSVTIRFPYQESNGFVAGTNIREENLLIYHYEDGIWTPLVTYHNYIENYCFAYVPHFSPFAIGGTPTFAPTNNDAFAYPNPWRKNDAKMGGRYISFGNVRQGSVIRIYSIAGELIDEIEVTDCTQKWDVLNKNLASGIYIYTVTGGGGGRKVGKFGIIK